The following proteins are encoded in a genomic region of Actinomadura sp. NAK00032:
- a CDS encoding activator-dependent family glycosyltransferase has protein sequence MRVLFVTFAAPSHLQNMVTTAWALQTAGHEVRVASQPDLVDAITSTGLTAVPVGESHDLAQQVQEINENLDQENVMEPQNAGDAGLDMNELRPEKLTREYMLKVFGTMTPFVFQNCSPDAMIDDLVGFARHWRPDLVVWDTFTFAGAIAARACGAAHARLIAGLDLMGAMRTRFVADRDRRPAAEREDPLRDWLADRLERHGATFDDEVAVGQWTITPTPRSLSLPVPLHYVPARFVPYNGRSVVPDWLREPPRRKRVCLTLGLSYRDMWGGVSRLGDMLAAVADLDVEVVAALSADQREALGGLPGNVRLVDFVPLSAVLPDSSAIIHHGGVKTFATAVSCAVPQLIVPEGQWDTAHLARRAEDGGFGLAVEDPRSIEPKEFARLVARLVDEPSFARAARDLRRETLAMPAPNEIVPSLEALTAAHRAQAG, from the coding sequence ATGCGCGTTCTGTTCGTGACATTCGCCGCCCCCAGCCATCTGCAGAACATGGTCACGACGGCATGGGCGCTGCAGACCGCGGGGCACGAGGTGCGGGTCGCCAGCCAGCCCGATCTGGTCGACGCCATCACCTCGACCGGGCTCACCGCGGTTCCGGTGGGCGAGTCGCACGACCTCGCCCAGCAGGTCCAGGAGATCAACGAGAACCTCGACCAGGAAAATGTCATGGAACCGCAAAACGCGGGCGACGCCGGCCTCGATATGAACGAGTTGCGCCCGGAGAAACTCACCCGGGAGTACATGCTGAAGGTATTCGGCACGATGACGCCATTCGTCTTCCAGAACTGCTCGCCGGACGCCATGATCGACGACCTGGTCGGATTCGCCCGCCACTGGCGGCCCGACCTGGTGGTGTGGGACACCTTCACCTTCGCCGGGGCGATCGCGGCGCGCGCCTGCGGCGCCGCCCACGCGCGGCTGATCGCCGGACTCGACCTGATGGGCGCCATGCGGACCCGCTTCGTCGCCGACCGCGACCGGCGGCCCGCCGCCGAGCGCGAGGACCCGCTCAGGGACTGGCTGGCGGACCGCCTGGAACGGCACGGCGCCACGTTCGACGACGAGGTCGCGGTCGGGCAGTGGACGATCACCCCCACGCCCCGCTCGCTGAGCCTGCCGGTCCCGCTGCACTACGTGCCGGCCCGGTTCGTCCCCTACAACGGCCGGTCCGTCGTGCCGGACTGGCTGCGCGAGCCGCCGCGCCGCAAGCGGGTGTGCCTCACGCTCGGGCTGTCCTACCGCGACATGTGGGGCGGCGTCTCCCGGCTCGGCGACATGCTCGCCGCCGTCGCCGACCTCGACGTCGAGGTGGTCGCCGCCCTCAGCGCCGACCAGCGCGAGGCGCTCGGCGGCCTGCCCGGCAACGTGCGGCTGGTCGACTTCGTGCCGCTGAGCGCCGTGCTGCCGGACTCCTCGGCGATCATCCACCACGGCGGTGTCAAGACGTTCGCGACGGCCGTGTCCTGCGCCGTCCCCCAGCTGATCGTCCCCGAGGGGCAGTGGGACACCGCCCACCTCGCGCGGCGCGCCGAGGACGGCGGCTTCGGGCTCGCCGTCGAGGACCCCCGGAGCATCGAGCCCAAGGAGTTCGCGCGCCTCGTCGCCCGGCTGGTGGACGAGCCGTCGTTCGCGCGGGCCGCGCGGGACCTGCGCCGCGAGACCCTCGCCATGCCCGCCCCCAACGAGATCGTGCCCTCGCTCGAGGCGCTCACCGCCGCGCACCGCGCCCAGGCCGGCTGA
- a CDS encoding FAD-binding oxidoreductase codes for MSRPHDIAGIAARLRDTIGGAVHRAGDDGYDDARLPWRRLTEVSPALVAEATGAGDVRDILLAAREGGLPLVVQATGHGTIRSYEGGLMLRTGAMTGVEVDPERRTARVGAGATWGDVLAAAAPHGLMPLSGTALSVGVVGYTLGGGASLLSRRHGFAADSVVRAEVVTAEGKVLAADAEENPDLFWALRGGGGNFGIVTSMEFRLYPLTHVYGGMAMFDIGRAEQAIARYREWAPGQPDDLSTALVLLKMPDSPQLPEPMRGMRALGLRVVHAGDADEAERLLAPLRAAAGEPIMYPLRTMPCADMTTEIFGPPPPPMLVESSIDLARDLPGELAGVCVDAVMADGPVAAVELRYWGGAMARPEPGAGPVGHRDVPFSIITGSAPAAGREQITEARSAIDTLVSALRPHLTGGAFLNFLEDPDVTATAYTAADHRRLTEVKRAYDPDNVFAGNHNIPPAR; via the coding sequence ATGAGCCGACCCCACGACATCGCCGGCATCGCCGCCCGGCTGCGCGACACGATCGGCGGCGCCGTCCACCGCGCCGGCGACGACGGCTACGACGACGCCCGCCTGCCCTGGCGCAGGCTCACCGAGGTCAGCCCGGCCCTGGTGGCCGAGGCGACCGGTGCGGGCGACGTGCGCGACATCCTGCTCGCCGCCCGCGAGGGCGGGCTGCCGCTGGTCGTCCAGGCGACCGGGCACGGGACCATCCGCTCCTACGAGGGCGGCCTCATGCTCCGGACCGGCGCCATGACCGGCGTCGAGGTCGACCCGGAGCGCCGGACCGCGCGGGTCGGGGCCGGGGCGACCTGGGGCGACGTCCTCGCGGCGGCGGCCCCGCACGGCCTGATGCCGCTGTCGGGGACGGCGCTGTCGGTGGGCGTCGTCGGGTACACCCTCGGCGGCGGCGCGAGCCTGCTGTCGCGCCGGCACGGGTTCGCGGCCGACAGCGTGGTGCGCGCCGAGGTCGTGACCGCGGAGGGCAAGGTGCTGGCGGCCGACGCCGAGGAGAACCCCGACCTGTTCTGGGCGCTGCGCGGCGGGGGCGGCAACTTCGGGATCGTGACCTCCATGGAGTTCCGGCTGTACCCGCTCACCCACGTCTACGGCGGCATGGCGATGTTCGACATCGGGCGGGCCGAGCAGGCGATCGCCCGCTACCGCGAGTGGGCCCCCGGCCAGCCGGACGACCTGAGCACGGCGCTGGTCCTGCTCAAGATGCCGGACTCCCCGCAGCTCCCCGAGCCGATGCGGGGCATGCGCGCGCTCGGCCTGCGGGTCGTCCACGCCGGCGACGCCGACGAGGCCGAACGCCTTCTCGCCCCGCTGCGCGCGGCCGCCGGGGAACCGATCATGTACCCGCTGCGGACGATGCCGTGCGCGGACATGACCACGGAGATCTTCGGTCCGCCGCCGCCGCCGATGCTCGTCGAGAGCAGCATCGACCTGGCCCGGGACCTGCCCGGCGAGCTGGCCGGCGTCTGCGTGGACGCGGTCATGGCGGACGGGCCGGTGGCGGCGGTCGAGCTGCGCTACTGGGGCGGCGCGATGGCGCGGCCGGAGCCGGGCGCCGGGCCCGTCGGCCACCGCGACGTGCCGTTCTCGATCATCACGGGCAGCGCCCCCGCCGCGGGCAGGGAGCAGATCACCGAGGCCAGGTCCGCCATCGACACGCTCGTGTCGGCCCTGCGGCCGCACCTCACCGGCGGCGCCTTCCTGAACTTCCTCGAGGACCCGGACGTGACCGCGACCGCCTACACCGCCGCCGACCACCGGCGGCTGACCGAGGTGAAGCGCGCGTACGACCCCGACAACGTCTTCGCGGGCAACCACAACATCCCGCCCGCGCGGTGA
- a CDS encoding class I SAM-dependent methyltransferase, with product MTEIANTAQAESWNGHDGLRHAAQPDRWDRVNGVFNADLFAAADIGPQDRVLDIGCGNGQTTRLAARRTAAEAVGIDLSTAMLATARAKAAAEGLSNARFVHGDAQVHPFPDAAFDVAVSRFALTFFSEPVTAMTNIARALRPGARLASLSVGDYRDGDWLKVFTHMMANLPVPLMGEPTPSDGFTDPEGIARVLDGAGFTRVSTHEVVQVSVWGTDAEDAADFMLSYGRIHQILQGLEPEAAAEVRRAVAGAFRPFERPDGVRMTTPAWLTTAVRP from the coding sequence ATGACCGAGATCGCCAACACCGCCCAGGCCGAGTCGTGGAACGGCCACGACGGCCTTCGGCACGCCGCGCAGCCGGACCGCTGGGACCGGGTGAACGGCGTCTTCAACGCCGACCTCTTCGCCGCCGCCGACATCGGGCCGCAGGACCGCGTCCTCGACATCGGGTGCGGCAACGGCCAGACGACGCGGCTCGCCGCCCGGCGGACCGCGGCCGAGGCGGTGGGCATCGACCTGTCCACCGCCATGCTGGCGACGGCGCGGGCCAAGGCCGCCGCGGAGGGCCTGTCCAACGCGCGCTTCGTGCACGGCGACGCGCAGGTGCACCCGTTCCCCGACGCCGCCTTCGACGTGGCCGTCAGCAGGTTCGCGCTCACCTTCTTCTCCGAGCCGGTGACCGCGATGACGAACATCGCCCGGGCGCTGCGCCCGGGCGCCCGGCTGGCCTCGCTGAGCGTCGGCGACTACCGCGACGGGGACTGGCTGAAGGTCTTCACCCACATGATGGCGAACCTGCCCGTGCCGCTCATGGGCGAGCCGACGCCCAGCGACGGGTTCACCGATCCGGAGGGCATCGCCCGGGTGCTCGACGGGGCCGGGTTCACCCGGGTGTCGACGCACGAGGTCGTCCAGGTGAGCGTCTGGGGCACCGACGCCGAGGACGCCGCCGACTTCATGCTCTCCTACGGCCGGATCCACCAGATCCTCCAGGGCCTCGAACCCGAGGCGGCGGCGGAGGTCCGCCGGGCCGTCGCGGGGGCGTTCCGCCCGTTCGAACGGCCCGACGGCGTCCGCATGACCACGCCGGCCTGGCTGACCACCGCAGTCCGCCCCTGA
- a CDS encoding ABC transporter permease, which translates to MTARAPAAAPPSRAAGRRGRRGPDIAGCGALTRMMLRRDRIRLAVWPLLTLGILASLVNGVTGGYQEAAERRTYAENLGDSAAAAAFSGPLYRLTELGGIVVAESLTIVMFAVALAGLLLAVRYTRAEEETGRAELVSSAAVGRQGRLATALLVAGGLGLLAGLLAAVLTAAFGLPAAGCVAYGLAVTLVGWLFVGVGVLFAQVFEHSRTAIGASAGVFGASIVLRAIGDASLVADPQSPLRHLSWASPFGWAFQVRPFAGERWWVLLLPFACAVLAVAAAAALGVRRDVGAGLIPARPGRATATGRFGTAWALAWRLQRGAMIGWGIGVALFAVAFGSFAIEMEDMAEPGSDSAELLARLGGSASPADGWIAWTLSIAGMVTAVYAVSAVQRLRAEEDALRTDMVLAGAVRRGRWSAAHLAAAALGVAAIMIAAGLLTGLVYGLRAGDLGGQLPRVLGGALVQVPAALLTAAAAYAVHAYLPRLTSAMWALAIGAVLLTELGSSLKLHQAVLDLSPFTHTPKAPGGPVDAAPLLWFAGCAAVLVAAAAYRLRRRDIGVF; encoded by the coding sequence GTGACCGCCCGGGCGCCGGCCGCCGCCCCGCCGAGCCGGGCCGCCGGGCGCCGCGGGCGCCGCGGTCCCGACATCGCCGGCTGCGGCGCGCTCACCCGCATGATGCTGCGGCGCGACCGCATCCGCCTCGCCGTCTGGCCGCTGCTGACGCTCGGCATCCTGGCCTCGCTGGTCAACGGGGTGACCGGTGGTTACCAGGAGGCGGCCGAGCGGCGGACGTACGCCGAGAACCTCGGGGACAGCGCCGCGGCGGCCGCCTTCAGCGGCCCGCTCTACCGGCTGACCGAGCTCGGGGGCATCGTCGTCGCCGAGTCGCTCACCATCGTCATGTTCGCGGTGGCGCTCGCCGGCCTGCTGCTGGCCGTGCGGTACACCCGGGCGGAGGAGGAGACGGGCCGGGCCGAGCTCGTCTCGTCCGCGGCGGTGGGCCGGCAGGGCCGGCTGGCGACCGCGCTGCTGGTGGCGGGCGGCCTCGGCCTGCTCGCCGGGCTGCTCGCGGCCGTCCTGACCGCCGCGTTCGGGCTGCCGGCGGCCGGCTGCGTCGCCTACGGACTGGCCGTCACGCTCGTCGGCTGGCTCTTCGTCGGGGTCGGCGTGCTGTTCGCGCAGGTCTTCGAGCACTCGCGGACGGCGATCGGAGCCTCCGCCGGCGTGTTCGGCGCGTCGATCGTGCTCCGCGCCATCGGCGACGCGAGCCTGGTCGCCGACCCGCAGAGCCCGCTGCGGCACCTGTCCTGGGCGTCCCCGTTCGGCTGGGCGTTCCAGGTCCGCCCGTTCGCCGGGGAGCGCTGGTGGGTGCTGCTCCTGCCGTTCGCCTGCGCGGTCCTGGCCGTCGCGGCCGCCGCGGCCCTGGGCGTCCGCCGCGACGTGGGTGCGGGCCTGATCCCGGCGCGGCCCGGCCGCGCCACCGCCACCGGCCGGTTCGGCACCGCGTGGGCGCTGGCCTGGCGGCTGCAGCGCGGCGCGATGATCGGCTGGGGGATCGGCGTCGCGCTGTTCGCGGTCGCGTTCGGCTCGTTCGCCATCGAGATGGAGGACATGGCCGAGCCGGGCAGCGACTCCGCCGAACTGCTCGCGCGGCTCGGCGGCTCGGCGTCGCCCGCCGACGGCTGGATCGCCTGGACGCTGAGCATCGCGGGCATGGTCACGGCCGTCTACGCGGTCTCCGCCGTGCAGCGCCTGCGCGCGGAGGAGGACGCGCTCCGCACGGACATGGTGCTGGCCGGGGCCGTCCGGAGGGGGCGGTGGTCCGCCGCCCACCTGGCGGCCGCGGCCCTCGGCGTCGCGGCCATCATGATCGCCGCGGGGCTCCTGACGGGGCTGGTCTACGGGCTGCGCGCCGGCGACCTGGGCGGGCAGCTCCCCCGGGTGCTGGGAGGCGCCCTGGTCCAGGTCCCGGCCGCGCTGCTGACGGCGGCGGCGGCCTACGCCGTCCACGCCTACCTCCCGCGCCTCACCTCCGCGATGTGGGCGCTGGCGATCGGTGCCGTGCTGCTCACCGAGCTGGGCTCCAGCCTGAAACTGCACCAGGCCGTGCTCGACCTCTCGCCGTTCACCCACACGCCGAAGGCGCCGGGCGGGCCGGTCGACGCCGCGCCGCTGCTGTGGTTCGCGGGCTGCGCGGCCGTGCTGGTGGCCGCGGCGGCGTACCGGCTCCGCCGGCGCGACATCGGGGTGTTCTGA
- a CDS encoding ABC transporter ATP-binding protein — MNYAFQTEGLVKRFGATTALAGIDLGVQAGEVHGFLGPNGAGKSTTIRVLLGLLRADAGSVRLLDGDPWRDATRLHRRLAYVPGDVSLWPNISGGEIIDLLGRLRGGLDTARRDDLLERFELDPRKKARTYSKGNRQKVALVAALASRVELLILDEPTSGLDPLMAEVFKDCVAEERRAGRTVFLASHILAEVEQLCERITIIREGGIVETGTLDELRHLTRTRVRVLLGRPPGTAEPLDLPGAHEVAVADGWLSCQVESGRIGAVLERLAPYDIRELVSQPPSLEEMFLRHYRSGAAAPSAGAAL; from the coding sequence ATGAACTACGCGTTCCAGACCGAGGGCCTGGTCAAGCGCTTCGGCGCGACCACCGCGCTCGCAGGCATCGACCTCGGCGTCCAGGCCGGAGAAGTGCACGGCTTCCTGGGGCCCAACGGGGCGGGCAAGAGCACCACGATCCGGGTGCTGCTGGGCCTGCTGCGGGCCGACGCCGGATCCGTCCGGCTGCTGGACGGCGACCCGTGGCGGGACGCCACGCGGCTGCACCGGCGGCTCGCCTACGTGCCGGGAGACGTCAGCCTGTGGCCGAACATCTCCGGCGGCGAGATCATCGACCTGCTCGGCCGGCTGCGCGGCGGTCTCGACACCGCCCGCCGCGACGACCTGCTCGAGCGGTTCGAACTCGACCCGCGCAAGAAGGCGCGGACCTACTCCAAGGGCAACCGGCAGAAGGTCGCGCTGGTCGCGGCGCTCGCCTCGCGGGTCGAGCTGCTGATCCTCGACGAGCCCACCTCGGGCCTGGACCCGCTCATGGCGGAGGTCTTCAAGGACTGCGTGGCCGAGGAGCGCCGCGCGGGCCGCACCGTCTTCCTGGCCAGCCACATCCTCGCCGAGGTCGAGCAGCTCTGCGAGCGGATCACCATCATCCGGGAGGGCGGCATCGTCGAGACGGGAACGCTCGACGAGCTCCGGCACCTTACCCGGACCCGCGTCCGGGTGCTGCTCGGCCGTCCGCCGGGCACGGCGGAGCCCCTCGACCTGCCCGGCGCCCACGAGGTCGCCGTCGCGGACGGCTGGCTGTCGTGCCAGGTCGAGTCCGGCCGGATCGGGGCGGTGCTGGAGCGCCTGGCGCCGTACGACATCCGCGAGCTGGTCAGCCAGCCGCCCTCGCTGGAGGAGATGTTCCTGCGCCACTACCGGTCCGGGGCGGCGGCGCCGAGCGCGGGGGCGGCGCTGTGA
- a CDS encoding alpha/beta fold hydrolase, translating to MEITHRFVRVNGIRLHIAEAGTGPLVLLIHGFPECWYSWRHQLTALARAGYHVVAPDQRGYARSDRPANVEDYTIMHLVGDVVGILDALGEERAVVAGHDWGGGVAWHTALLRPDRVRGVIGLSIPYLPRTPAPMTPLMRVGLGDGYYMLYFQKPGVADAELSRDLYDTFRRVLYAPSGDGPQGGSMVVPEGGGFLDLCPDPEKLPPWLTEEDIDVYVTEFAEAGFTGGLNWYRNLDRNWALTAPWHGVPVRAPALYIVGDRDMTLGMLPAEPVSARAVPDLREMVMLPGCGHWTQQERPDEVNDAMLRFVGSLD from the coding sequence GTGGAGATCACCCATCGCTTTGTCAGGGTGAACGGAATTCGGCTGCATATCGCGGAGGCGGGGACCGGGCCGCTGGTCCTGCTGATCCACGGTTTTCCGGAGTGCTGGTATTCGTGGCGGCACCAGCTGACCGCGCTGGCGCGGGCGGGATACCACGTGGTCGCGCCCGACCAACGCGGATACGCGCGCAGCGACCGGCCGGCGAACGTCGAGGACTACACGATCATGCATCTGGTCGGCGACGTCGTCGGGATCCTCGACGCGCTCGGCGAGGAGCGCGCGGTGGTCGCCGGCCACGACTGGGGCGGCGGCGTCGCCTGGCACACGGCGCTGCTCCGGCCCGACCGCGTGCGCGGCGTGATCGGGCTGAGCATCCCCTACCTGCCCCGGACGCCCGCCCCCATGACCCCGCTCATGCGGGTCGGCCTGGGGGACGGGTACTACATGCTCTACTTCCAGAAGCCGGGCGTCGCCGACGCCGAACTCTCCCGCGACCTCTACGACACGTTCCGCCGCGTCCTGTACGCGCCGTCCGGGGACGGGCCGCAGGGCGGTTCCATGGTCGTGCCCGAAGGCGGCGGCTTCCTGGACCTGTGCCCGGACCCGGAGAAGCTGCCCCCCTGGCTCACCGAGGAGGACATCGACGTCTACGTGACCGAGTTCGCGGAGGCGGGCTTCACCGGCGGGCTGAACTGGTACCGCAACCTCGACCGGAACTGGGCCCTCACCGCCCCGTGGCACGGCGTCCCGGTGCGGGCCCCGGCGCTCTACATCGTCGGCGACCGGGACATGACCCTCGGCATGCTGCCGGCCGAGCCGGTGTCAGCCCGGGCGGTGCCCGACCTGCGCGAGATGGTGATGCTGCCGGGATGCGGGCACTGGACCCAGCAGGAGCGCCCCGACGAGGTCAACGACGCGATGCTGCGGTTCGTGGGCTCCCTTGACTGA
- a CDS encoding cytochrome P450 — translation MTQQDEGIFAARPDGSPPPEFAERRRESPLAPVMMPSGDEAVLAVRYADVHAVLTNPAFSRAALLAPDAPRILPGEEFGEDPNALTNMDPPRHTRIRRILSDIFSPRHVKTWHPKIVAITERLTGDLVAAGPPADLIAAFTLPLPIQIMCELLGVPPADRERFRTWTDMIISSTAFTVEERVAAATEFSGYVRDLIDGRRGRDGDALIDALISAHDEGERLSEAELVHLTVMLIMAGYETTASVLARGVLSLLTTDQYRVLRDEPEIIPTAVEELLRYGMPGDGGLLRMATKDVELPSGTVRAGQAVMPSMASANRDPEVFDDPERFDVRRGHCPHLTFGQGAHYCAGANLARHELQVALETLTRAVPDLRLDVAPDEVEWRSGLLLRAPLSLPVAW, via the coding sequence ATGACGCAGCAGGATGAGGGGATCTTCGCCGCGCGGCCGGACGGGTCGCCTCCGCCGGAGTTCGCCGAACGCAGGCGGGAGTCCCCGCTCGCGCCCGTCATGATGCCGAGCGGCGACGAGGCGGTGCTGGCCGTCCGCTACGCGGACGTGCACGCCGTGCTGACCAATCCCGCGTTCAGCCGGGCGGCGCTGCTCGCGCCGGACGCGCCGCGGATCCTGCCGGGCGAGGAGTTCGGCGAGGACCCCAACGCGCTCACCAACATGGACCCGCCCCGGCACACCCGGATCCGCCGCATCCTGAGCGACATCTTCAGCCCGCGCCATGTCAAGACCTGGCATCCGAAGATCGTCGCGATCACCGAGCGGCTGACCGGCGACCTGGTCGCCGCGGGCCCCCCGGCCGACCTCATCGCGGCGTTCACGCTGCCGCTGCCGATCCAGATCATGTGCGAGCTGCTCGGCGTCCCGCCGGCCGACCGGGAGCGGTTCCGGACCTGGACCGACATGATCATTTCGAGCACCGCGTTCACGGTGGAGGAGCGCGTCGCCGCGGCGACGGAGTTCTCCGGATACGTCCGCGACCTGATCGACGGGCGCCGCGGCCGGGACGGCGACGCGCTGATCGACGCGCTGATCAGCGCGCATGACGAGGGGGAGCGGCTCAGCGAGGCGGAGCTGGTCCACCTGACGGTGATGCTGATCATGGCCGGGTACGAGACGACGGCGAGCGTGCTGGCGCGCGGCGTGCTGAGCCTGCTGACCACCGACCAGTACCGGGTGCTGCGCGACGAGCCGGAGATCATCCCGACCGCCGTGGAGGAGCTGCTCCGCTACGGGATGCCCGGCGACGGCGGGCTCCTGCGAATGGCGACCAAGGACGTGGAGCTGCCGTCGGGGACCGTGCGCGCGGGCCAGGCCGTCATGCCCTCGATGGCCTCGGCGAACCGCGACCCGGAGGTCTTCGACGATCCGGAGCGCTTCGACGTGCGCCGCGGCCACTGCCCGCACCTGACGTTCGGCCAGGGAGCGCACTACTGCGCCGGAGCGAACCTCGCGCGGCACGAGCTGCAGGTGGCGCTGGAGACGCTGACGCGGGCGGTGCCGGACCTGCGCCTGGACGTCGCGCCGGACGAGGTCGAGTGGCGCAGCGGCCTGCTCCTGCGGGCCCCCCTGAGCCTGCCCGTGGCCTGGTGA
- a CDS encoding activator-dependent family glycosyltransferase, translated as MRVLFTTFASVSHLNGLVSMAWALRAAGHEVRVASQPDLADAITAAGLTAVPVGEPLHLEARMREIAAKLAAQGPRAGGPGGGPPDMSEVRPEKLTWESMVKVFGTMTPVVFANASPAATVDDLVGFCRGWRPDLVVWDTFTFAGSVAARACGAAHARMILGLDMLGNMRARFAEAGARRPAGERTDPLRDWLDGHLARHGASFAEDAVVGHWTIDPTPPSLRLPVPLHYVPVRHMPYTGRSSVPRWLHEPPPESGRVCVLGEPSLQRMWGPDATAEGLVSAVAGLGTEVVVVLDAEQQKGLGELPENVRVEDTAPLDALLPTCSAVVHAGGHDALGTAFLHGVPQLIVPEGQWDTVHKARLVQEYGAGLHLPPMERFDPRLLRERVARLLAEPSFAESARRLRGEVLGAPAPTRVVPLLEELTAEHRSPGA; from the coding sequence ATGCGCGTGCTGTTCACGACGTTCGCGTCGGTGAGCCATCTGAACGGTCTCGTGTCGATGGCGTGGGCCCTGCGCGCCGCGGGCCACGAGGTCAGGGTCGCGAGCCAGCCGGACCTGGCCGACGCCATCACCGCCGCGGGGCTGACGGCGGTCCCGGTGGGCGAGCCGCTCCATCTGGAGGCCCGCATGCGGGAGATCGCCGCGAAGCTTGCGGCGCAGGGCCCGCGGGCGGGCGGTCCCGGCGGGGGCCCGCCGGACATGAGCGAGGTGCGGCCCGAGAAGCTCACCTGGGAGTCCATGGTGAAGGTCTTCGGGACGATGACCCCGGTCGTCTTCGCGAACGCCTCCCCCGCCGCCACGGTCGACGACCTCGTCGGGTTCTGCCGCGGCTGGCGGCCCGACCTGGTCGTCTGGGACACCTTCACGTTCGCCGGCTCGGTCGCCGCGCGGGCGTGCGGCGCGGCCCACGCGCGCATGATCCTCGGACTGGACATGCTGGGGAACATGCGGGCCCGCTTCGCCGAGGCCGGCGCGCGGCGCCCGGCCGGGGAGCGGACCGATCCGCTCCGCGACTGGCTCGACGGCCATCTCGCCCGCCACGGCGCCTCCTTCGCCGAGGACGCGGTGGTGGGGCACTGGACGATCGACCCGACGCCGCCATCGCTGAGGCTGCCGGTGCCCCTGCACTACGTGCCGGTGCGGCACATGCCGTACACGGGGAGGTCGTCCGTGCCCCGCTGGCTGCACGAACCGCCGCCGGAGAGCGGCCGCGTGTGCGTGCTCGGGGAACCGTCCCTCCAGCGGATGTGGGGCCCGGACGCGACCGCCGAGGGGCTCGTCTCGGCCGTCGCGGGGCTCGGCACCGAGGTCGTCGTGGTCCTGGACGCCGAGCAGCAGAAGGGCCTGGGCGAGCTGCCGGAGAACGTCCGGGTGGAGGACACCGCCCCCCTGGACGCGCTGCTGCCGACCTGCTCGGCCGTGGTGCACGCCGGCGGCCACGACGCGCTCGGGACCGCGTTCCTGCACGGCGTCCCGCAGCTCATCGTCCCCGAGGGGCAGTGGGACACGGTGCACAAGGCGCGCCTCGTCCAGGAGTACGGCGCCGGGCTGCACCTGCCGCCCATGGAGCGGTTCGACCCGCGGCTGCTGCGGGAGCGCGTGGCGCGGCTTCTGGCGGAGCCGTCGTTCGCCGAGTCCGCGCGGCGGCTGCGCGGGGAGGTGCTGGGCGCGCCCGCTCCGACCCGGGTCGTGCCGCTGCTCGAAGAGCTGACGGCCGAGCACCGCTCACCGGGCGCCTGA